In Sparus aurata chromosome 2, fSpaAur1.1, whole genome shotgun sequence, a single genomic region encodes these proteins:
- the znf296 gene encoding zinc finger protein 296, giving the protein MSRRKLGSRPQHLSAIQDVTDMADGATPSDDHLPPPPPQVRAPDDGRDLLTCGQCSRAFPLAHILAFIQHKQGGCRSRNQAPNANATPPSPANRAQQRVANAEPGPGFIELRRGRAGGDQAWGEEPGVRAERNKAVSDEPSYFTCQQCEGLFPSAWALLQHAQHTHSFSIYQEDEEDDVRGGGGRGGLKQHKPAAATLDPRRLSQALASAFQPSTLRLSRSRQTHTTSSSSSSSINLQALNFSVRLRELAEGNGNTAGGSPGGLALSPSSSPPAASPFPQNSALQAEFHCEPCDQSFQSLRALSTHRRTHACERPYHCGVCGEAFTQSGQLARHIRSHHRVAGGAGGGYELVEMAVMEEDVGRQGMRGRFQMQPAGIMGKGMIGTDVRAQGPSELDLTLPKHPSIASGLVLLTSQVRPSDQELLRLYQRQREGGEGGEEEGEGQGEPQHTSPCASPSEGSLESGETGGSGESGIASGNCTPKRPEMGDRVRGVAEWENERGEVIERENEWSSVKVSEAVQEWQRENERRSVGGAVSSGGNNSSTTTGSGGKKKKDEACEYCGKQFRNSSNLTVHRRSHTGERPYRCGLCNYACAQSSKLTRHMKTHGAQGAKASFLCQLCAVPFTVYATLEKHLKKVHGLSHASVGAYAQASAADTLAAIKAEEAAVVVKMEEDEASLDQMELERKVQRDVVKSMEVEEGQSQAEYAGDVGSPATVGAPESNAEMSLALASAP; this is encoded by the exons ATGTCACTGACATGGCGGATGGCGCCACTCCATCAGACGaccaccttcctcctcctcctccacaggtCCGGGCCCCAGACGATGGTCGCGACCTCCTGACCTGCGGCCAGTGCAGCCGGGCCTTCCCGCTCGCCCACATCTTGGCATTCATCCAGCACAAACAGGGCGGCTGCCGCTCCCGAAACCAAGCCCCCAACGCCAACGCCACGCCCCCCTCACCTGCCAACCGCGCACAGCAGCGCGTCGCCAACGCCGAGCCGGGGCCGGGCTTCATCGAGCTAAGGAGAGGAAGGGCCGGCGGGGACCAGGCCTGGGGGGAGGAGCCCGGTGTGAGGGCGGAGCGAAACAAAGCAG tTTCTGACGAGCCCTCCTATTTCACCTGCCAGCAGTGTGAAGGCCTGTTCCCATCTGCCTGGGCGCTCCTGCAGCAcgcccagcacacacactccttcagcATTTaccaggaggacgaggaggacgacgtcagaggaggaggaggaagaggaggactcAAACAGCATAAGCCAGCTGCAGCCACTCTGGACCCTCGCCGCCTGAGCCAAGCTCTCGCCTCTGCCTTCCAGCCCTCCACCCTGCGCCTCAGTCGCTCCCGTCAGACacacaccacctcctcctcctcctcctcctccattaaCCTGCAGGCTCTGAACTTTTCAGTGCGGCTCAGGGAGCTCGCTGAGGGGAATGGCAACACCGCAGGCGGCTCTCCTGGAGGCCTGGCGCTGTCGCCGTCCTCTTCTCCGCCGGCAGCTTCTCCCTTTCCTCAGAACAGTGCCCTCCAGGCTGAGTTCCACTGCGAGCCGTGTGACCAGAGCTTCCAGTCCCTGCGCGCCCTGTCCACCCACCGCCGGACTCACGCCTGCGAGAGGCCCTATCACTGCGGCGTGTGCGGGGAGGCCTTCACCCAGAGCGGCCAGCTGGCCCGTCACATAAGGAGCCATCACAGGGTGGCTGGAGGTGCAGGAGGTGGATATGAGCTGGTGGAGATGGCGGTGATGGAGGAGGACGTAGGGAGGCAGGGGATGAGAGGGAGGTTTCAGATGCAGCCAGCTGGAATCATGGGGAAGGGAATGATTGGCACAGATGTGAGAGCTCAAGGCCCCTCCGAGCTGGACCTGACCCTGCCCAAACACCCCTCCATCGCTTCAGGCCTGGTGCTGCTGACCTCACAGGTGAGACCGTCAGACCAGGAGCTGCTGAGGCTGTACCAGCgccagagagaggggggagaaggaggggaggaggagggagaggggcaGGGGGAGCCTCAACACACCTCGCCCTGCGCCAGCCCCTCTGAGGGCTCGCTGGAGAGCGGAGAGACGGGCGGCAGTGGCGAGAGCGGCATCGCCAGCGGCAACTGCACGCCCAAACGTCCAGAGATGGGCGACAGGGTGCGAGGAGTCGCAGAGTGGGagaatgagagaggagaggtgattGAGAGGGAGAACGAGTGGAGCTCGGTCAAAGTGAGCGAGGCCGTGCAGGAGTGGCAGAGGGAGAACGAGCGGAGGAGTGTAGGAGGAGCTGTCAGCAGCGGaggaaacaacagcagcaccacGACCGGGTCAGGCggcaagaagaagaaagacgaAGCGTGCGAGTACTGTGGTAAACAGTTCAGAAACAGCAGCAACCTGACTGTGCACCGCCGCAGCCACACAGGCGAGAGACCCTACCGCTGCGGCCTCTGCAACTACGCCTGTGCCCAGAGTTCAAAGTTAACGCGCCACATGAAGACCCACGGTGCCCAGGGGGCGAAGGCGTCCTTTCTGTGCCAGCTGTGTGCCGTGCCCTTCACCGTCTACGCCACGCTGGAGAAACACCTGAAGAAAGTCCACGGCCTGAGCCACGCCAGCGTTGGAGCGTACGCACAGGCCAGCGCCGCGGACACCCTTGCCGCCATCAAAGCGGAAGAAGCAGCAGTTGTGGTGAAAATGGAGGAGGACGAAGCCAGTTTGGATCAGATGGAATTGGAGAGAAAAGTGCAGAGAGATGTGGTGAAAAgcatggaggtggaggaggggcaGAGCCAAGCGGAGTACGCTGGGGACGTCGGGAGTCCAGCCACGGTAGGAGCACCTGAGAGCAACGCAGAAATGAGCTTGGCTTTGGCTTCCGCGCCGTGA